In Candidatus Eisenbacteria bacterium, one DNA window encodes the following:
- a CDS encoding GNAT family N-acetyltransferase: protein MAQAGARKAFQLVPAGRCPRDSGSRRRSVYDGRAPSRSPAVNRRESGCANERIHLRPTASDDLDDLRRLWNDGRVMKWVGSPDGLGYDSDAMARWLERLQASPNRQHFVVISSEAGFCGEAYYAVDPMHRRAGLDIKIRPEAQGRGVASTALAALIDRVFSSTAEVESVWTEPSEVNVAARKLYWRCGLLINSEKYKNFKDSKGKSALPYLLVFETGGQ, encoded by the coding sequence ATGGCTCAAGCTGGCGCTCGGAAAGCATTTCAACTTGTACCTGCTGGCCGTTGTCCTCGCGATTCTGGCAGCCGGCGTAGGAGCGTCTATGATGGCCGCGCGCCCTCGAGGTCACCGGCAGTGAATCGGCGTGAGTCGGGATGCGCGAATGAGCGCATCCATCTTCGACCAACCGCATCGGATGACCTGGATGATCTGAGGCGTCTTTGGAACGACGGTCGCGTCATGAAGTGGGTCGGGTCTCCTGACGGCCTTGGCTATGATTCGGACGCGATGGCCCGGTGGCTCGAACGTCTCCAGGCGAGTCCCAATCGTCAGCACTTCGTAGTGATCAGTTCTGAGGCAGGGTTCTGCGGGGAAGCATACTACGCAGTGGATCCCATGCATCGTCGAGCGGGACTCGACATCAAGATTCGCCCCGAGGCCCAAGGGAGAGGAGTGGCCTCAACAGCGCTCGCGGCCCTTATCGATCGCGTGTTTTCTTCAACTGCCGAAGTCGAGTCCGTCTGGACCGAGCCCTCTGAGGTGAACGTAGCCGCGCGCAAGCTCTACTGGCGTTGCGGACTACTGATCAATAGCGAGAAGTACAAGAACTTCAAGGATTCGAAGGGCAAGTCGGCTCTACCCTATCTCTTGGTCTTCGAGACAGGAGGACAGTAG
- a CDS encoding CPBP family intramembrane metalloprotease, with amino-acid sequence MNELLRGIAVAAVVALGGLYLGSRVKLPQGGFVPGSFVTHTFMLVASLVIIRFWRGKRLADFGFTWGRDRLRPSILLWGLPTAVLSLMSALAPRLGEAEGALAHRSLLQLVLFVWVYASVCEEVLTRGLLQSLIGGWGVAIGSSARFSVTVVVSGLFFGAMHLVLIDSMGLFALVPIVLATLLGFLAAHYRETTGSLIPAIIVHALFNVGGMLPGWILRWLGVQ; translated from the coding sequence TTGAATGAGCTACTCCGTGGCATCGCAGTCGCGGCGGTCGTCGCTCTGGGCGGGCTGTACTTGGGCAGCCGGGTGAAGTTGCCGCAAGGCGGCTTTGTGCCCGGCTCGTTCGTCACGCATACCTTCATGCTGGTGGCCTCGCTCGTGATCATCCGCTTCTGGAGGGGGAAGCGCCTCGCCGACTTCGGGTTCACCTGGGGGAGGGATCGGCTCCGGCCGAGCATCTTGCTCTGGGGTCTGCCGACAGCCGTGCTCTCGCTCATGTCGGCCCTCGCTCCAAGGCTTGGCGAGGCCGAGGGCGCCCTCGCCCACCGGTCTCTGCTTCAACTCGTCCTCTTCGTCTGGGTCTACGCGAGCGTCTGCGAGGAAGTACTGACTCGCGGGCTACTGCAGTCATTGATAGGGGGCTGGGGCGTCGCGATTGGATCCTCGGCCAGGTTCAGTGTGACGGTTGTCGTGAGCGGTCTGTTCTTCGGAGCCATGCATCTGGTGCTCATCGATTCGATGGGGCTCTTCGCATTGGTTCCGATCGTGCTCGCGACGTTGCTCGGGTTCCTTGCCGCTCACTACCGGGAAACTACCGGGAGCCTCATACCAGCGATCATCGTCCACGCGCTCTTCAACGTCGGCGGCATGCTCCCTGGATGGATACTTCGCTGGTTGGGTGTGCAATGA
- a CDS encoding class I SAM-dependent methyltransferase: MSQAGGYETYAFIATLYDHVVPYRNRPDVDFFVEEALQAEGPVLEIGSGTGRVLIPTARAGVDIVGLDLSSHMLDVCRHRLLSEPEDVQARVQLVQADMRGFALSKAFSLVTTPFRSFQHLTTVDDQLACLACIHRHLVKGGKLILDLFNPSLAALTSDSVGEEIGDEPEFVMPDGRRVIRRHRIVSRDCFAQINYVELIYYVTHADGREERLVHAFPMRYLFRFEAEHLLARSGFSVEAVHANYARSPYGSEYPGDLVFAAKAMG, from the coding sequence ATGAGCCAAGCCGGCGGATACGAGACGTATGCCTTTATCGCGACGCTCTACGACCATGTCGTCCCGTATCGCAATCGCCCCGACGTGGACTTCTTCGTGGAAGAAGCTCTACAGGCGGAAGGTCCGGTCTTGGAGATCGGTTCCGGGACAGGGAGGGTGCTGATTCCCACTGCGAGGGCTGGCGTCGACATCGTTGGCCTGGACTTGTCATCGCACATGCTTGATGTGTGTCGCCATCGGCTTCTCAGTGAGCCTGAGGATGTTCAGGCAAGAGTTCAGTTGGTGCAGGCGGACATGCGGGGCTTTGCGCTCTCGAAGGCATTCTCGCTGGTGACGACTCCGTTTCGGTCGTTTCAGCACCTGACAACCGTGGATGACCAGTTGGCTTGTCTGGCCTGCATTCATCGTCATCTGGTCAAAGGAGGCAAGCTGATTCTGGACCTCTTCAATCCTTCCCTCGCGGCTCTGACGAGCGACTCTGTCGGGGAGGAGATTGGCGATGAACCCGAGTTCGTGATGCCTGACGGCCGGCGGGTGATTCGGCGTCACAGGATCGTGTCGAGGGATTGCTTCGCTCAGATCAACTATGTGGAGCTGATCTACTATGTGACGCACGCGGACGGACGAGAGGAGCGGCTCGTCCACGCCTTTCCAATGCGGTACCTGTTCCGCTTCGAGGCGGAGCACTTGCTCGCGCGGAGTGGATTCAGTGTAGAGGCAGTTCATGCCAACTATGCCAGGAGCCCCTACGGCTCGGAGTATCCAGGGGATCTTGTATTCGCGGCGAAGGCGATGGGCTGA
- a CDS encoding DUF488 family protein, protein MAIRVVRLGSPRASDEGLRLGTVRRPPRGVPKAEHASRDFYDFWLPDLAPSESLLKAAPQATDERAWRAFTRRYRAEMKRPEAMRLLALLAAFSHKTSFSVGCYCLDSARCHRSVLRELLLEKGADLKIEADDEQARPVTLT, encoded by the coding sequence ATGGCGATTCGTGTCGTGCGGCTGGGAAGCCCGAGAGCGTCCGATGAGGGCTTGCGCCTTGGGACAGTCCGTCGCCCGCCCCGAGGCGTGCCCAAGGCGGAACATGCCTCGCGCGACTTCTACGACTTCTGGCTTCCGGACCTCGCCCCCTCGGAGAGTCTGCTCAAGGCGGCGCCACAGGCCACCGACGAGCGGGCTTGGCGCGCCTTCACCAGGCGATACCGGGCGGAAATGAAACGACCCGAAGCCATGCGCCTTCTCGCGCTCCTCGCGGCGTTCTCACACAAGACGAGCTTCTCCGTGGGATGCTATTGCTTGGACAGTGCGCGCTGCCATCGCTCGGTCCTGAGGGAGCTGCTCCTCGAAAAGGGAGCAGATCTCAAGATTGAGGCCGACGATGAGCAGGCGCGTCCGGTCACGCTGACATGA
- the rmuC gene encoding DNA recombination protein RmuC, giving the protein MSEALPFILLLAFAVNLLLLIVLLRRSSSSAEGAGKVLRDELRAGREEAGKAGKDLREEVGRGLSATGQALSDSVGNLGKIQQGQMEQMTRQLKELADSNQTMLERIRGTVDARVKELQEGNEKKLEEMRKTVDEKLHATLEKRLGESFQLVSERLEAVHKGLGEVQSLATGVGDLKRVLSNVKARGTWAEVQLGAILEQILISEQYVKNVRTKEDSSEQVEYAIRLPGPRNDPDARVLLPIDSKFPQEDYLRLQEAAERGDPQAVQDASAALARAVKIAARDIHDKYVNPPNTTDFAIMFLATEGLYAEVLRQPALVEDLMSQHRVVVAGPTTIAAILSSLRMGFQTLAIEQRASEVWKVLAAVKTEFGKFGEVLERVKRQLTTAARTIDETGVRTRAMEKRLRSIERLQDAEAANVLELEAGESRADDGEIDES; this is encoded by the coding sequence ATGAGTGAAGCGCTCCCTTTCATCCTGCTTCTCGCCTTTGCGGTGAACCTCCTGCTTCTGATCGTGCTCCTGCGCCGTTCAAGTTCGAGCGCTGAAGGGGCCGGCAAGGTCCTGCGCGACGAACTCCGCGCGGGAAGAGAGGAAGCCGGGAAAGCCGGCAAGGATCTGAGGGAGGAGGTCGGACGAGGGCTATCAGCGACGGGACAGGCCCTGAGCGATAGCGTCGGCAATCTGGGGAAGATCCAGCAGGGGCAGATGGAGCAGATGACCAGACAGCTGAAGGAGCTTGCCGACTCGAATCAAACCATGCTGGAGCGGATCCGAGGGACGGTCGACGCGCGCGTGAAGGAGCTGCAGGAAGGCAACGAGAAGAAGCTGGAAGAGATGCGAAAGACCGTCGACGAAAAGCTGCACGCGACGCTCGAGAAGCGCCTCGGGGAGTCCTTCCAGCTGGTGAGCGAGAGGCTCGAGGCGGTTCACAAGGGCCTGGGCGAAGTGCAGAGCCTCGCGACCGGCGTGGGCGACCTGAAGCGCGTGCTCTCGAACGTCAAGGCGCGTGGGACCTGGGCAGAGGTGCAGCTCGGGGCGATCCTCGAGCAGATCCTCATTTCGGAGCAGTACGTGAAGAACGTCCGGACGAAGGAGGACTCCTCGGAGCAGGTCGAATACGCGATCCGGCTCCCGGGCCCGAGAAACGACCCGGATGCGCGGGTCCTGCTTCCCATCGACTCCAAGTTCCCGCAGGAGGACTACCTTCGTCTGCAGGAGGCCGCCGAGCGAGGCGATCCCCAGGCTGTGCAGGATGCCTCCGCGGCCCTGGCAAGGGCCGTGAAGATCGCCGCGCGCGACATCCACGACAAGTACGTCAATCCTCCGAACACGACTGACTTCGCGATCATGTTCCTGGCGACGGAAGGTCTGTACGCCGAGGTTCTGCGCCAGCCGGCGCTCGTGGAGGATCTGATGTCGCAGCACCGGGTGGTCGTGGCGGGGCCGACGACGATTGCGGCGATCCTGAGCAGCCTCCGGATGGGCTTCCAGACCCTCGCGATCGAACAGCGGGCGAGCGAAGTGTGGAAGGTCCTCGCCGCGGTCAAGACGGAGTTCGGCAAGTTCGGGGAGGTTCTCGAGAGGGTCAAGCGGCAACTGACGACGGCCGCGCGAACCATAGACGAGACGGGCGTGCGCACGCGCGCGATGGAGAAGCGGCTCCGCTCGATCGAGCGCCTCCAAGACGCGGAGGCGGCGAACGTCCTGGAGCTGGAGGCGGGCGAGTCCAGGGCAGACGACGGCGAGATCGACGAGTCGTGA
- a CDS encoding MOSC domain-containing protein translates to MAVSRSPGHTMAKQNEPSIMLLAGLGVEGDAHMGPTVKHRSRVARDPAQPNLRQVHLIHSELFDELRSEGFLVSAGQMGENVTTIGIDLLALPAGAMLRIGRGAVIEVTGLRDPCGQLDEIYPGLMRAVLGRDAQGNPIRKAGVMAIVRAGGEVRPGDAIRVEPPEREWRPLEPV, encoded by the coding sequence ATGGCGGTGAGCCGCAGCCCCGGGCACACCATGGCGAAGCAGAACGAGCCTTCCATCATGCTCCTCGCGGGACTCGGCGTGGAGGGAGACGCCCACATGGGTCCGACGGTCAAGCATCGGTCCCGCGTGGCTCGAGACCCGGCGCAACCGAATCTCCGGCAGGTCCATCTCATTCACTCGGAGTTGTTCGACGAGCTGCGGAGCGAGGGGTTCCTCGTGTCCGCCGGACAGATGGGGGAGAACGTTACGACCATCGGGATCGATCTGCTCGCCCTTCCGGCTGGCGCCATGCTTCGAATCGGGCGAGGCGCTGTGATCGAGGTGACGGGTCTGCGAGACCCTTGCGGCCAGCTCGATGAGATCTACCCTGGACTCATGCGTGCGGTCCTCGGGCGAGATGCCCAGGGCAATCCGATCAGGAAGGCGGGAGTCATGGCGATCGTGCGAGCGGGCGGCGAGGTCCGGCCGGGGGACGCGATCCGCGTGGAGCCGCCTGAAAGGGAGTGGCGGCCGCTCGAGCCCGTTTGA